One genomic window of Erinaceus europaeus chromosome 7, mEriEur2.1, whole genome shotgun sequence includes the following:
- the VDR gene encoding vitamin D3 receptor isoform X2, with product MKRKALFTCPFSGDCRITKDNRRHCQACRLKRCVDIGMMKEFILTDEEVQRKREMILKRKEEEALKDSLRPRLSEEQQRIIAILLEAHHKTYDPTYADFTQFRPPVRRDEGGGSQLSGLCSRHTPSFSGDSSSSCSDHYTTSPDMTEQTSFSNLDLSEEDSDDPSVTLDLSQLSMLPHLADLVSYSIQKVIGFAKMIPGFRDLTSDDQIVLLKSSAIEVIMLRSNQSFTMDDMSWTCGSPDYKYSISDVTKAGHNLELIEPLVKFQVGLKKLNLHEEEHVLLMAICIVSPDRPGVRDAALIEAIQDRLSNTLQTYIRCRHPPPGSHQLYAKMIQKLADLRSLNEEHSKQYRCLSFQPECSMKLTPLVLEVFGNEIS from the exons ATGAAGAGGAAGGCACTGTTCACCTGTCCCTTCAGTGGAGACTGTCGCATCACCAAGGACAACCGGCGCCACTGCCAGGCCTGCCGGCTCAAGCGCTGTGTGGACATCGGCATGATGAAGGAGT TCATCCTGACAGATGAGGAGGTGCAGCGGAAGCGGGAGATGATCCTGAAGcggaaggaggaggaggccttgAAGGACAGCCTGCGGCCCAGGCTGTCGGAGGAGCAGCAACGCATCATCGCCATCCTGCTGGAGGCGCACCACAAGACCTACGACCCCACCTACGCCGACTTCACCCAGTTCCGG ccTCCAGTTCGAAGGGACGAGGGTGGCGGGAGCCAGCTGTCAGGGCTCTGCTCCAGACACACGCCCAGTTTCTCTGGAGACTCATCTTCGTCCTGCTCAGACCACTACACCACCTCTCCTG ACATGACAGAGCAGACCAGCTTCTCCAATCTGGACTTGAGTGAAGAAGACTCAGATGACCCTTCTGTTACCTTGGACCTGTCCCAGCTCTCCATGCTGCCCCACCTGGCTGACCTGGTTAGTTACAGCATCCAGAAAGTCATCGGCTTTGCCAAGATGATCCCAGGCTTCCG AGACCTCACCTCTGACGATCAGATCGTGCTGTTGAAGTCAAGTGCCATTGAGGTCATCATGCTACGCTCCAACCAGTCCTTCACTATGGACGATATGTCCTGGACCTGCGGCAGCCCAGACTACAAGTACAGTATCAGTGACGTGACCAAAG ccGGTCACAACCTGGAGCTGATCGAGCCCCTCGTCAAGTTCCAGGTGGGGCTGAAGAAGCTGAACTTGCACGAGGAGGAGCATGTCCTGCTCATGGCCATCTGCATTGTCTCTCCAG ACCGTCCCGGGGTTCGGGACGCGGCATTGATCGAAGCCATCCAGGACCGCCTGTCCAACACCCTGCAGACCTACATCCGCTGCCGCCACCCGCCCCCGGGCAGCCACCAGCTCTACGCCAAGATGATCCAGAAGCTGGCCGACCTGCGCAGCCTCAACGAGGAGCACTCCAAGCAGTACCGCTGCCTCTCCTTCCAGCCCGAATGCAGCATGAAGCTCACTCCCCTTGTCCTCGAGGTGTTCGGAAATGAGATCTCCTGA